One genomic region from Clostridia bacterium encodes:
- a CDS encoding ZIP family metal transporter — protein MDELVLMALIATLGTWFITALGAATVVFFKSPKLKYLNFLLGFASGVMIAASFWSLLLPATERAETNSFIPSYLVVTSGFVLGAVFMWISDKIVTLCQKQTEDTSPLAKEKLTRIIMLILSITLHNIPEGLAVGVAFGALGNIGITTEGLMGAITIAIGIGLQNFPEGAAVSLPLRREGYSRKKSFFLGQASGMVEPIAGVFGALLVVYIEGILPYALSFAAGAMILVAVHELIPECQTNKKSEPYLSTMGIISGFSIMMLLDVMLG, from the coding sequence ATGGATGAACTTGTGTTGATGGCACTTATTGCAACACTCGGAACATGGTTTATTACTGCTCTCGGTGCTGCAACAGTGGTATTTTTTAAATCTCCTAAACTTAAATATTTAAATTTCCTTTTAGGATTTGCGTCCGGCGTTATGATTGCGGCAAGTTTCTGGTCTTTACTGTTACCTGCAACCGAACGCGCAGAAACAAATTCTTTTATTCCGTCATATTTAGTTGTAACTTCAGGCTTCGTACTCGGTGCTGTATTTATGTGGATATCAGATAAGATTGTTACATTATGTCAAAAACAAACGGAAGATACATCACCATTAGCAAAAGAAAAACTGACAAGAATTATAATGCTTATACTTTCTATAACTCTTCATAATATTCCCGAGGGGTTGGCAGTTGGAGTTGCGTTTGGTGCTTTAGGCAACATTGGTATAACAACCGAAGGGTTAATGGGTGCAATTACTATCGCAATAGGAATAGGACTTCAGAATTTCCCTGAGGGAGCAGCAGTTTCTCTTCCTTTAAGAAGAGAGGGTTATTCAAGAAAGAAAAGTTTTTTCTTAGGTCAGGCATCAGGAATGGTAGAACCTATTGCAGGAGTTTTTGGTGCGCTCCTTGTAGTATATATCGAAGGAATTTTGCCCTATGCCTTATCTTTTGCAGCAGGTGCTATGATTTTAGTTGCGGTTCATGAACTTATACCAGAATGTCAGACAAATAAAAAAAGTGAGCCATATCTATCCACTATGGGAATAATATCAGGGTTTTCTATTATGATGTTACTTGATGTTATGTTGGGATAA
- the rpsI gene encoding 30S ribosomal protein S9: MAKVKEMFYGTGRRKSSVARVRIVSGKGNIIINDRTIDDYFGLETLKLIVRQPLTLTGNEGKVDVIAKVSGGGVTGQAGAIRHGIARALLKLDENLRPELKKAGFLTRDPRMKERKKYGLKAARRAPQFSKR; the protein is encoded by the coding sequence ATGGCTAAAGTTAAAGAAATGTTCTACGGAACAGGTAGAAGAAAAAGTTCTGTAGCAAGAGTAAGAATAGTTAGCGGTAAAGGTAATATTATTATTAACGACAGAACTATCGACGATTATTTCGGATTAGAAACATTAAAACTTATCGTTCGTCAGCCTCTTACATTAACAGGTAATGAAGGTAAAGTTGATGTTATCGCAAAAGTATCAGGCGGTGGTGTTACAGGTCAGGCTGGTGCTATCAGACACGGTATCGCAAGAGCTTTACTTAAATTAGATGAAAATCTTAGACCAGAACTTAAAAAAGCTGGTTTCTTAACAAGAGACCCAAGAATGAAAGAAAGAAAGAAATACGGCTTAAAAGCAGCAAGACGTGCTCCACAGTTCTCCAAGAGATAA
- the rplM gene encoding 50S ribosomal protein L13 gives MKSTFLMKPADVQKKWYIIDAEGKILGRVATQVATILRGKHRPTYTPNVDCGDNVIVINAEKAILSGKKLDNKFYYRHTGHIGGMKATSYRELMEKKPEQAMMLAIKGMLPKNSLGRKMLTNVRIYRGSEHEQAAQKPEVYNG, from the coding sequence ATGAAAAGCACATTTTTAATGAAGCCAGCAGACGTTCAGAAAAAATGGTATATCATTGACGCTGAAGGCAAAATTTTAGGTAGAGTTGCTACTCAGGTTGCAACTATTTTAAGAGGTAAGCACCGTCCAACATATACACCAAACGTTGACTGTGGGGATAATGTTATCGTTATCAACGCTGAAAAAGCAATTCTTTCAGGTAAAAAACTTGATAACAAATTCTATTACAGACACACAGGCCATATCGGTGGTATGAAGGCTACAAGTTACAGAGAATTAATGGAAAAGAAACCAGAACAGGCTATGATGCTTGCTATTAAAGGTATGCTTCCTAAAAATTCTTTAGGCAGAAAAATGCTTACTAATGTTAGAATATACAGAGGTTCTGAACACGAACAGGCTGCTCAGAAACCAGAAGTATATAACGGTTAA